A stretch of Pseudomonadota bacterium DNA encodes these proteins:
- a CDS encoding LLM class flavin-dependent oxidoreductase, translated as MKIACFHLMPYRDLADDFEKKHKSAWFSLPFNEVADANKVAGYFNQTLDELTYAAQMGFDGVCTNEHHQNAYGFMVNPNMMGSVLARATRGTNTAIIQMGETAVFLNPPIRVAEEYAMLDCIAEGRLIAGFPVGLGGDYSYSYGMAPIEQRARYYEAHDLIKKAWTSDEVFAFNGKFYQLPMVNIWPKPVQRPHPPIWVPGNASPSTWDFVIKNDYAYCFLTYFGAKGAEHMVKGFWNRAEELGRDRNPYRMGFLVPVGVSETDEQAEAEYGHAAEYFYHKGLHLPEQLLAPPGHMTHSSLTHLITKRPFPPFEELKTLKFPQFNDRDFVVCGSAKTVTERLLHIIKTLRVGHLMILPQFGSLSHEKTMQNIERISKSVLPHLRGVWDNEGWEDHWWPKACKDAKRAAA; from the coding sequence ATGAAAATCGCCTGTTTCCACCTCATGCCCTACCGCGATCTCGCGGACGACTTCGAGAAGAAGCATAAGTCGGCATGGTTCTCGCTGCCCTTCAATGAAGTCGCCGACGCCAACAAGGTCGCCGGCTATTTCAACCAGACGCTGGACGAGCTGACCTACGCCGCGCAGATGGGCTTCGATGGCGTGTGCACCAACGAACACCACCAGAATGCCTATGGCTTCATGGTCAATCCGAACATGATGGGCTCGGTGCTGGCGCGCGCCACGCGCGGCACCAACACCGCCATCATCCAGATGGGCGAAACCGCGGTGTTCCTCAATCCGCCGATCCGCGTGGCCGAGGAATACGCGATGCTGGACTGCATCGCCGAAGGGCGCTTGATTGCGGGCTTCCCGGTCGGTCTCGGCGGTGATTATTCCTACAGCTACGGCATGGCGCCTATCGAGCAGCGCGCGCGTTATTACGAAGCGCATGACCTCATCAAGAAAGCCTGGACCTCCGACGAGGTGTTCGCCTTCAACGGCAAGTTCTACCAACTGCCGATGGTCAACATCTGGCCCAAGCCCGTGCAACGGCCGCATCCGCCGATCTGGGTGCCAGGCAATGCCAGCCCCAGCACCTGGGACTTCGTCATCAAGAATGACTACGCCTACTGCTTCCTGACCTACTTCGGCGCCAAGGGCGCCGAGCACATGGTCAAGGGTTTCTGGAATCGCGCCGAGGAGCTCGGCCGCGATCGCAATCCCTACCGCATGGGCTTCCTGGTGCCGGTGGGCGTGTCGGAAACCGATGAACAGGCCGAGGCCGAATACGGCCACGCCGCCGAGTACTTCTATCACAAGGGTCTGCACCTGCCCGAGCAGCTCTTGGCGCCGCCCGGCCACATGACCCACTCGAGCCTCACCCACCTCATCACCAAGCGGCCGTTCCCGCCGTTCGAGGAATTGAAGACGCTGAAATTCCCGCAGTTCAACGATCGCGACTTCGTGGTGTGCGGCAGCGCCAAGACCGTCACCGAGCGCCTGTTGCACATCATCAAGACGCTGCGCGTCGGCCATCTGATGATCCTGCCGCAGTTCGGTTCGCTGTCCCACGAAAAGACCATGCAGAACATCGAGCGCATCTCCAAGAGCGTGCTGCCGCACCTGCGTGGCGTGTGGGACAACGAAGGCTGGGAAGATCACTGGTGGCCGAAGGCCTGCAAGGACGCCAAGCGCGCCGCGGCTTGA
- a CDS encoding VOC family protein, with the protein MSNVNGIHHLAIMTSDVKRQLAFFSDVLGMELKALYWMHGVEGYFHAFMALNAHSSIAFVAAPAVKDIPTQMGVSHAGNPGSPSAAGTMQHVAFNVDDDEQLLAMRDRIRSRGVRVLGPLDHGFCKSIYFAGPENLVLEVSTSRAAIDAEAWIDPQVVALNGISAEELERYKHPSAFTHQGGAVPQPAAGSGHPEYSAMTPAFAHAFDLPDEVVTRAMSESTPPVTVATR; encoded by the coding sequence ATGAGCAATGTAAACGGCATCCATCATCTCGCAATCATGACCTCGGACGTGAAACGCCAGCTGGCCTTCTTCTCCGATGTACTCGGCATGGAACTCAAGGCACTTTACTGGATGCACGGCGTCGAGGGGTATTTCCATGCCTTCATGGCCTTGAACGCGCACAGCTCGATTGCCTTCGTGGCGGCGCCGGCCGTCAAGGACATCCCCACGCAGATGGGCGTCTCCCATGCCGGCAATCCCGGCAGTCCGAGTGCCGCGGGCACCATGCAGCACGTGGCCTTCAACGTCGATGACGACGAACAGCTGCTGGCCATGCGCGATCGCATCCGCTCGCGCGGTGTGCGCGTGCTCGGGCCGCTCGATCATGGTTTTTGCAAATCCATCTACTTCGCCGGCCCGGAAAACCTGGTGCTGGAAGTGTCGACCTCGCGCGCGGCCATCGATGCCGAGGCCTGGATCGACCCGCAGGTGGTGGCCTTGAACGGCATCAGCGCCGAGGAACTCGAACGCTACAAGCATCCCTCCGCCTTCACGCACCAAGGCGGCGCCGTGCCGCAACCGGCGGCCGGCAGCGGCCACCCCGAATACAGCGCGATGACGCCGGCCTTCGCCCATGCCTTCGACCTGCCCGACGAGGTGGTGACGCGCGCCATGAGCGAGTCGACGCCGCCGGTCACGGTGGCGACGCGCTGA